TCGAAAAACAGCACGCAAAGGGCAAACTAACGGCCAGGGAGAGGATTGAAAAGCTCCTTGACCCGGGAAGCTTCGTCGAGATAGGAATGTTCGTAAAGCACCGAGGAACTGAGTTCGGCCTCGACAAGAAGGAACTGCCCGCCGACGGCGTCATAACCGGCTACGGAACCATCGACGGAAGGCTAGTCTTCGTCTACGCCCAGGACTTCACGGTTATGGGCGGTTCCCTCGGCGAGATGCACGCGGCGAAGATAAAGCGCATTATGGAGCTGGCCCTCGAAGCCGGAGCTCCGGTCATAGGCCTCAACGACTCCGGCGGAGCGAGGATTCAGGAGGGCGTTGACTCGCTCAAGGGCTACGGCGAGATATTCAAGATGAACACCCTTCTCAGCGGTGTAGTCCCACAGATAACGGCAATTATGGGTCCCTGTGCTGGCGGAGCGGTTTACAGTCCGGCTATTGGAGACTTCATCCTGATGGTGGACAGCGATTCCAGCTTCATGTTCATCACTGGGCCGCAGGTCGTCAAGGCCGTTACGGGCGTTGAGGTGACCCCCGTCCAGCTCGGTGGTGCTATGATACACGCCCAGAAGAGCGGTCAGGCCCACCTCATAGGGAAGAGCGACGAGGAAGTTCTCGCCCTCATAAGGAGGCTCCTGAGCTACCTGCCGTCAAACAACATGGAGAAGCCGCCGCGCGTTAAGACGAACGACCTGCCCTTCAGGAAGACCGAGAACCTGTACAACATCGTTCCAGATGACCCGAACAAGGGCTACGACGTCAGGCAGGTTATCTACGAGATAGTTGACCGCGACGAGAACGGAAACCCGGACTTCCTTGAAATACTCCCGTACTTCGCCCCGAACGCTGTTGTCGGCTTTGGAAGGATGAACGGGCAGACTGTTGGGATAGTCGCCAACAACCCGATCTATTTCGCCGGTGTTCTCGACATAGACAGCTCGGACAAGATAGCTCGCTTCGTTAGAACCTGCGACGCCTTCAACATCCCGATAGTTACCCTCGTTGACGTTCCGGGCTACCTGCCTGGAACAGACCAGGAGTACCGCGGAATCATCAGGCACGGAGCTAAAGTCCTCTACGCCTACGCCGAGGCAACTGTTCCAATGGTCACTGTCATCCTGAGGAAGGCCTACGGTGGGGCTTACCTCGCTATGGGAAGCAAGCACCTCGGTGCCGACTTCGTCTTCGCATGGCCAACTGCGGAGATAGCAGTCATGGGTCCCGAGGGAGCGGCCAACATCATCTTCAGGAAGGAGATAGCCGCCGCCGAGAACCCGGAGGAGGTAAGACAGCAGAAGATACAGGAGTACCGCGAGAAGTTCGCCAACCCGTACGTTGCTGCTGCACGCGGCTACATTGACGACGTCATAGACCCGGCCGAGACCAGGGCGAAGATAATCCTGGCCCTCGAGGCTATGGAGAGCAAGAGGGTAAAGCTCCCGCCGAAGAAGCACGGCAACATACCGCTGTGAGGTGTGAAGGATGGACGTCAAAGCCGTCATGGAGGGCCTTAACATAACTGTCATAGGTGTTGTAGTGGTCTTTACCATACTGGGAATACTGGCCCTCGTCCTCTACTTCGTGGGCTGGCTCGAGAGAAGGTTGGTGGAGAGGGAAAAGCCCGCTACCGCACCCACACCAGCCCCCACTCCTGCCCCTGTGGAGGCCAGGCAAGAGGAGAAGCCGAAGATACCGCCGAGAGACCTGGCCGTTATCACAGCGGCTATACTCGCTTACACGGCCGAAAAGGCCAGCCAGCTCAGGCCCCTGCCATTCAGGAGGAAGGTCTCAGATTCCTGGCGCCTCTACGGCCTCCAGACCCAGATGGAAGATGTTGAAGACTTCAACTACGAGATAGGGAAGTGGTGAGAATGGCGAAGGTTAAGGTCATCGTTGAGGGTGTTGAATACGAGGTCGAGGTTGAGGAACTGCCCGGAGGAAAGTTCAGGGTGAGCTTTGAGGACAAGACCTACGAGGTCGAGGCCAAGGGACTTGGAATAGACATGAGCGCTTTAGCAAGTGCCCAGGTCTCTGCTCCGGCCCCTGCTCCAAGTACCCCCTCTGCACCGTCTCCGGTTCCAGCTCTCGCACCAGCGCCGGCAACTCCATCACCGGCTCCAGCCGCCGCTGGTGAGGGTGTTGTTACAGCCCCAATGCCTGGAAAAATCCTCAAGATACTCGTGAAGGAAGGCGAGCAGGTCAAGACCGGACAGGGACTCCTCATTCTTGAGGCAATGAAGATGGAGAACGAGATTCCAGCACCAAAAGACGGTGTCGTAAAGAAAATCCTAGTCAAAGAAGGCGACACCGTAAACACCGGAGATCCTTTAATAGAGATAGGGTGAAGGACTATGGCAACGTTCGTTGACTTCATCAACACCCTCGGCCTCCTCCACCTCACGGTAGGGAACGTCGTAATGATCCTAGTGGGCCTGACGCTCGTCTATCTGGCTATCAGGTACGAGATGGAGCCTCTCCTGCTCCTCCCGATAGGCATAACGGCGGTGCTCGTCAACTTGCCGCTCTCCCATGTAGCCAACTGGCCGGTGGCCGTGAACCTGCCCGAGAACGTCAGCGACAGCATCTTCAAGACGATAGCCTACATGAGCGAGCACTACGGTGAGCCGGGACTCTTCGACCTCATCTACTACCTCCTCATCAAGACTGAGGTAGTTCCACTACTCATATTCTTCGGCCTCGGAGCAATGACCGACTTCGGACCGATGATAGCGGATCCAAAGACGGCCCTCCTCGGAGCGGCGGCGCAGATAGGTGTCTTCGTGGCCATGCTAACCGCTTTGGCTCTCGGCTTCAACCTCCACCAGGCGGCAAGCATAGGCATCATCGGCGGTGCCGACGGGCCGACGACTATCTACTTAACCACCAAGCTCGCCCCGGAGATACTCGCGGCAACGGCGGTTGCGGCCTACTCCTACATGAGCCTCGTCCCCCTCATTCAACCGCCAATCATCAAGGCCCTCACAAGCCCCGAGGAAAGGAAGATACGCATGGAGCAGTTGAGGCCCGTGTCAAAGAGGGAGAAGATACTCTTCCCAATAATCTCCATGATCGTCATTGGGCTTCTCGTCCCGAGCGCCGCGCCGCTGATAGGGATGCTCATGATAGGCAACCTCTTCAGGGAGAGCGGTGTCGTGGAAAGGCTGAGTAAAGCGGCACAGGAGGAGCTGATGAACATCGTCACGATCTTCCTCGGACTCGGTGTCGGCTCAACAATGCGCGCTGAGAGCTTCCTGACAGCCCAGACCTTAATGATACTCGGACTCGGTGTCGTCGCCTTCGCCAGTGCAACCGCTGGAGGAGTTTTCTTCGGCAAGATCATGATGAAGCTCAGCGGCGGAAGGATAAACCCGATGATAGGCGCCGCCGGAGTTTCGGCAGTTCCGATGAGTGCAAGGGTCGTCCAGAGGATCGCGAGGGAGGAAGATCCAGGCAACTTCATCCTCATGCACGCCATGGGGCCAAACGTCGCTGGAGTTATAGGAACGGCAGTCGTTGCAGGTGTTTTCCTCGCCCTTCTGGGCTGAGCCTTTTCCCTTCTCCCATCTTCCAAAACATTAAAATACAAAGAGGGCGCTTTAGATAGAGCGGTGGTGAAAATGAGAGTAAAGACCCTAATGACGAAGGATCCGGTTGTAATTCAGCTACCTGCAACGAGGGAATACGCCATCGAGCTGTTCAGAAAGCACAAGGTACGCTCATTCCCCGTCGTTGGAAAGGACGGAAAGCTAGTTGGTATAGTCAGCATCAAGCGCGTCCTCCTCCACCCTGATGAGGATCAGCTGGCCATGCTCGTTAAGAGGGAAGTCCCAACCGTCAAGGCAAACGATGACCTGAAGAAAGCCGTTAAGAAAATGCTTGAAATGGACTACAGGCGCGTCGTTGTGGTTGACGATGAGAACAGACCCGTTGGCATTCTGACCGTTGGCGACATCGTGAGGAGGTACCTATCAAAGAACGAAAAGCTCAAGGAAGTAACGATAGAACCCTACTACCAGAGAAACGTCAGCGTCGTGTGGCGCGGGACACCGCTAAAAGCGGCCCTCAAGGCCCTCCTCCTGTGTAATGCAATGGCCATACCGGTAATAGACGACGACGGAAACCTCATAGGCATGGTGGACGAGACTGACCTCCTCAGGGACAGCGAGGTCGTTAGGGTAATGAAGAGCACCGAGCTGGCAGCTTCCAGCGAGGAGGACTGGATACTCGAAAGCCACCCAACACTGCTCTTTGAGAAGGCGGAACTTCAGCTTCCAAAGAAGCCAGTCGAGGAGATAATGAACCCCAATGTCGTTGTGGCGACACCCCACATGAGCGTCTACGACGTTGCCCAGAAGATGGTCAAGTACGAGATAGAACAGCTTCCCGTCATAAGGGGACAGGACGAGCTCGTAGGCATCGTAAGGGACATGGACATAATAAAGGTAATCCTGAACAAGTAAAAGGCTTTAAGCTTTCCTCCCTTCTTTACTTTGGTGGTGTTCTTGAGGGAGATCAGGGTTTCTCTTATCGGTTTTGGAAACGTTGGAAGGGCCACGGCAGGGGTTCTTCTCGAAAAGAGCAGGCTTTTTGAGGAACGTTACGGAGTAAGGATAAGCGTCGTCAGCATTTCAGACACCAGCGGGACAGTCTGGCTTCCCGAGGGGATAGACCTTAGGGAGGCCCTTCTCGTTAAGGAGAACTTCGGCAGGCTCTCCGCGTGGACCAACGACTACGAGGTCTACGAGCTAACTCCCGAGGAGATAGTCGGGGAGGTTGACTCGGAGATAGTCGTGGACGTCACCAACGACAAGGAGGCCTGGACGTGGCATCTCAGGGCTTTGAAGGAAGGAAAGGGCATCGTAACGAGCAACAAGCCCCCCCTGGCATACCACTACCGAGAGATTCTCAACGAGGCTGAAAAGAGGGAACTTCCATACCTGTTTGAGGCGACAGTGATGGCCGGGACGCCGATAGTGGGCCTTCTTCGGGAGAACCTGCTGGGTGATGACGTCCAGAGAATTGAGGCTGTACTCAACGCGACAACGACTTTTATCCTGACCCAGATGGAGATGGGTCTGAGCTTTGAGGAGGCACTTGCGAAGGCCCAGAGACTTGGAATAGCAGAGAGAGACCCGAGTGGCGACATACTCGGCATAGACGCCGGCTATAAGGCAACTATACTGCACTGCCTTGCATTCCATCCGATAACGTACAATGAGATAGAAGTCAGGGGAATAGCAGAAGTCACGGAGGGAGATATTGAAAGGGCAAAGGCGAAGGGAAAGACAATCCGGCTGGTTGCGAGGATAGAAAAGGGAAACGTTGCCGTAGAACCCGCCGAGATACCAAAGGAAAGCCCGCTCGCGGTGGAAAGCCACGAGAACGCGGCAGTCATAAAGACCGACCTCCTCGGGGAGCTCCTCATAAAAGGAGCGGGAGCGGGGCTCAAGGAGACCGCCAGTGGTGTCATAAGTGACGTGATTAAGGCGGCGCTCAGACTAGTTTGAGCTTCTCTCCCTCGAACTCGATCAAAACGGAGGGAAAGAAGCGTCTCGGCACCAGATAAACCGCAATTACCTCCCCACGAACCTCGATTGTGTTTTTTCCTGGAAGAAGGGGAAAAGTTTTCCTTTCTTCACCTTCAACCACAACCTCAGAGAAGTTCCAGCTTGGGTATATCCGATAGACCGAGCCCCCGACATCGAGTTCAACGGCAGGGATGCCGAGTCTGTCGAGGAGAATGAAGAAGAGTCCAATGGCCAGAAACATCAGGAAAAGGCCTGGACCAGAGATGAGATAGCTCACTATGGCAATGACAAAGTTCAATAACGCGGAGCGCACAAGAAACCTGCGTCGCCTTTCATCAACAAGGCGGATCTTCCGCATCGACCCAAACTCTTTTTAATGGTTCATATACCTTTCGAACGGTGGAAGCATGGAGCACGTCATAGCCCTGCATCAGGTCTACGCGGAGCTGATATTCAGAGGACTTAAGACGGTGGAGCTCAGGAAGAGCAGGGCCTTCGGTGAGGGGGACATAGTCTTCCTCTATGTAGCAAGGGGAAACCCCTACGAGCTCAGGGATACCCTGAGGAGGCTTGGCCTCCACGAGGAGCAGACTCTAACGCAGAGGGGGACGATAGCTGGCGGCTTTGAGGTAGGCGAGGTCATCAAGGCCGACTTAGAGACCCTCTGGGAGATGACAAAGGAGGCCAGCGGGCTAACGTTGGTTCACGGGGAGAACGGTAGGAAGTGGCTCGGCAATTACATAAGGGAGTACGGCTACGCCTTCACGATCGAGAGGCCGTTCCTCTTCAAGGAGCCGATGAGCAGGGAAGAAATGAAGGAGCGCTATGGAATCCACGTGGAGGGCATAATCCACCTCTCAAGAAAAACGAGAAAGCCGTGGGTGAGGGCCCTCATTGAAGACCTTCTCGCGAGGGACGTCGTTTACCTCTAACTCCCATCAGAGTTTCCTTCACCAGTGTCCTTCTTCTCTTCCTCAAGAGCGTCCTCTTCCTCGACTTCCGGGACGAGAACGTACGGGCCAAGGCTCAGCTTATTTATTTCCTCCTCGGTCAAGAGCCTGCTCTTCACCTTCTCACCTATAAGGGCGCTGTTGCCGAGCGGATCCATTATCCGCACCGTTATCGGCTTCTTGCCTTCCTTAACGTCCTCGATGTACTGGAGTATCTCGTCGGCCTTCTTAACGGCCTCCTCGTCGCCCTCCTGCCTCCTGAACTCCCTGGCCATTAGGAGGGTCTCCCTGACCCTTTCAAGGACTCCTTCAACGTTGGTGATAAAGCCCTCCGAAGCTGGGCCGGGCTCGATCTTGACGCCGATTTCGTCAAGTTCTATCGTCCCGCTCTTGCTCCTGACAACACGAGTGAAGAGATCCTTCTCCCCCTCCACTTTGACAGTGTAGAGCTTTGGCGGCCTGTCTTCGAGGATCATGACGTCGGCGTTGCGGTAGCCGCATTTCTCGCAGATTATCGTGCTCTCCATGACCTTGCCGAAGTAGGGTATCTCATGGATGTGCTGAATGGCCTTGAGTGTACCCTTTCCACCGCAGATTGGGCAGTCACCGAGGGATATAACCTGAACCTCACCGAGATCCTCGCGAACTTCAACTTTCTGTCTCTTCTCGCCGTTTTCACCCATGAGCATCACCGAAGCTAAAGTACCGAGAACCGTTTATAAATTCATGGTAGGGTTGAAGAAGGGCGAGATAAAAGATAACCTCACTTGGCGATTCTTATATCGTTTGGCAGGAGGATGAGCTTTATCTCATGTTTGCAGACCTTGGCGGCCTGTCCGTCGAGGGCACTGACCATACCCTTGAGCTGCTGGACGACCTTCTCGAGTACATCGGGCCTCTTCTCAAGGGGAGTCAGGTCAACGAGCACGATGTTGCCGTTCTGGAGCTCCCTGGACACCTTTTCGAGGTCTGAGTAGCTGGTGACAGTTATCTTGTGCAGATACCTAAGCTGAGGTTTAACGAGCTCCTTAGCAAGAACATCCTCCTCAACAGGGATGACCTCAACCTCCGTCCTCGTGGGAGCGGGAGCCCTTTCACCTTTAACCTCCTTCTTTATGCTGGGAGGCTTTACAGTTGGCTTTATATCCTTCTTTTTTAAGCTGTCAAACAGTCCCATAACTATTCCCCCCGATTGACCGTGAACTGTCTTACTTTTTGATGTTTTCCTTTATAGCTCTTTCCCAAACTCCGATGGACTTTCCTCAAGAAGCCTGAACAAACCTATGAACGAAAGCACAAACGCGGTCAAACCAAACACAACCACCACAAAGCGAACCGGGGTCTTCCCCCTAACGGTAATGAGATACAGTCCCCAGACAACGAGCGCCAAGCCCCACATGGCAGTGGTCAGAAGAAGATCCTTCTTGCGCTCCTCGCGGAGGAGGAGATAGAGCGTCCTTACCGCGAACCCAATGAAAACTACCGCCGCCAGTGCCATAATGACGTCCATAGCGACCACCCAAAACAGAAAAGAAGAGACATCAGGCCCTTCCGACGGCCTTCAGAACCTTCTCCCTAATCTCGTTGCCCTTCTTCAGGGCAACTTCGAGGGCGTACATGACTTCCTCCATCTTAAATGCTCCTGCCTCGCCCTTCTGGGCCGCTGAGATGTGTCCCGTCTCGTCGGTCGTTATAGTAAGCCTGCCGTCCATGACGCGCTCCTCGTCGAGGCTCGGGTCAACGACTATGGAGTTACCGATCTTGGCGAAGGTTACAGGGATTGGGACGTGGTTAACTGGGAGAGGCTCGTACTCGTCGAGTATCTCAACCTCGCCAGTTTCTTCGTTGTAGTTGACCTTTGGCAGCTTCGTGCTGAGGAGAGCCGCTATTGCACCGATTCCGCTGGCGTCGAGGAGGTTGCCGCCGTGGTCGAGAACGTGGACGTCTATGAATATAACCCTGACGAGCTTGCCGGGAACTATAACGAGCTTCTCCAGGTCAACAGCCTGACTCTCCCTGATGCCCCTGTCAACGACGCGCGCCAGTTCGATTGCGTTCTCGTCTGGCGGGCCGGGTTCAAATGTCGGTGAGGCGAGCGGGACGAGCTCAACGTTTGTCGTTATGACGCCCCTGTCGGGCAGGTCAGGGAAGGGTTCGCCAAGTTCAGCCTTAATGCCCACTAGAACTTGGGTGTCACCCAGCCTGACCCAGGCGGAGCCCTCGGCCTTCTCGATAACGTTGACCTTAATCTCAAGGTCGCGGTAGTCCTCAAAGGAGCGGCCGTCTATTCTCTTGCCCTCGCGGAGCAGTTCGATGATGTGATCGCGCATTATGCTGGCCATGACTTCCATCTCACTCATTTCCCTCAACCTCCTGGGCTATTTTGAGGTACTTTTCCTTGAGGGCCTCCCTCTGCTTCTGGTAAACGGCCTTGGCGCCCTTTATAGCAAGTCTCACTGCCTCAAGGAACTCATCCTTCGTCAGGTAGCCGTCCATCTGGAGGAGAGTTATGTCGTTCTTGAGCGGCATTATGGCAACCGGTACGTCAGCTTCACCGTAGTTGTCCTCCTCCTTGTTGAGGTCGAGAACTATCTCACCGTCTATCTTTCCAGCGGCGCACGCGGCAACCAGGTCTTTCATTGGAATACCTGCATCAGCCAGAGCTAGCGAAGCGGCCGTTATTCCAGCAACCCTCGTACCGGCATCCGCCTGGAGTATTTCGATGAAGACGTCTATGGCAGTCCTCGGGAACATGTGAAGGAGCAACGCCGGCTCAAGCGCACCCCTTATGACCTTGCTTATCTCAACGCTCCTTCTGTCCGGCCCGGGCTTCTTCCTCTCCTCAACGCTGAAGGGCGCCATGTTGTACCTTACCCTGAGTATAGCCCTGTCCGGCCTCTGGAGATGCTTGGGGTGTATCTCCCTCGGGCCGTAGACGGCAGCTAGAACCTTGTTCTTGCCCCACTCAACGTACGCCGAACCGTCGGCGTTCTTGAGGACGCCAACTTCCATCTTGATAGGCCTAAGCTCGTACTTCTTTCTACCATCAATCCTCTTACCGTTCTCATCGATGAGCTTTAATCCTTCAGGCCTGCCCATCATCTTCTCCACCCTCTTCTCCGTTAACCTCGGGGATTTCCTCTATTACTCCCTGCTCCTTAAGCTCCCTGAGCCTGCTAAGGAGGAACTCCTTAACGCGGTCGGTAAGGCCCTGGGTGTGGCTCTCCCTGTCAACCTTGAGTATTGCCTCGATTGCGAGCCGCTCAAGCTCGTCGTTCTTTCCGCTGACCCATACCCATCCATTCTGCCCCACGATTATCCTCGTTCCAGTTAGGGTCTTTATCATGTTGATCATCGAACCGCCCTTGCCTATGAGCCTGGGGACTTTGGACGGTGTTATTGTGACAAGCTGGCCGCCCCTGAGCGGTCCGCCCTTGAAGGGCATCCCCTTGGTCGTCAGATCAATCTGGTTTACCTCGTTGAAAGCCTTAACTTTGGCGTAGATTATGTCCCCGATGTCGAATATCTTCCTCAGGTCGGTCTTGAGCAGGTCTATCCTCTCTTCAACGGCATCCTGAACCCTGAGGCTCGCCTGGTAGGGTGCTCCGATGTCCACAGTCCAGCTGGAGAACTTGACGTCAACGATCTTCCCCAGGACGTTGTCCCCAACCTCTGGGATATAGGGGCCTTCGAGTGGTATGACCCTTATCACGTTTCCCCTGATCTCAACGAGGCCGATGACGGTGGAATAGATTGCGTTGCCTTCCCTGAAAGTCCCTCTTCCGTTCTTAAAAGGCCCCTGGGCGAGTAAAGTCCCAGGGACAACGAGTTCTCTGGGTTTTACAAAAATCTTCTTCATAGGCCCTTCCTCTCTAACAGTTTAGTTATCGCTTCGCCCTTTGTAAGGGCGTTGAGCTTTTCATAAAACTCCTCCTCAACTCCACCGGGTATCTCAATCACGAACATCCAGGAGCCGTCGCTTCCCCACTCTTCCCTCTTGATGTTGCCGAACTTCCTGACCTCTCCATAGGCCCTCCCAACGTAGTCTCCAGGTATTTTGACCGCTATGACCTTGACCTCAAGCTTTAGCGGGAGTATCGGCCTTATAGCCTTGATGACCTGGGGAACCTGAGCCTCGGCATCTTTGAATATGTCGATGTGCACTCCTGCCTCTTCCATAGCCCTGAGAATTCTGTCAACCGGGTGCGGATAACCAGTCCTCGGGTCAACCGCGTGCCTGTGGATCACCGTGGCTATGTAGCGCTTTTTGTCC
This sequence is a window from Thermococcus kodakarensis KOD1. Protein-coding genes within it:
- a CDS encoding CBS domain-containing protein; this translates as MRVKTLMTKDPVVIQLPATREYAIELFRKHKVRSFPVVGKDGKLVGIVSIKRVLLHPDEDQLAMLVKREVPTVKANDDLKKAVKKMLEMDYRRVVVVDDENRPVGILTVGDIVRRYLSKNEKLKEVTIEPYYQRNVSVVWRGTPLKAALKALLLCNAMAIPVIDDDGNLIGMVDETDLLRDSEVVRVMKSTELAASSEEDWILESHPTLLFEKAELQLPKKPVEEIMNPNVVVATPHMSVYDVAQKMVKYEIEQLPVIRGQDELVGIVRDMDIIKVILNK
- a CDS encoding acetyl-CoA carboxylase biotin carboxyl carrier protein subunit codes for the protein MAKVKVIVEGVEYEVEVEELPGGKFRVSFEDKTYEVEAKGLGIDMSALASAQVSAPAPAPSTPSAPSPVPALAPAPATPSPAPAAAGEGVVTAPMPGKILKILVKEGEQVKTGQGLLILEAMKMENEIPAPKDGVVKKILVKEGDTVNTGDPLIEIG
- a CDS encoding OadG family protein, with protein sequence MDVKAVMEGLNITVIGVVVVFTILGILALVLYFVGWLERRLVEREKPATAPTPAPTPAPVEARQEEKPKIPPRDLAVITAAILAYTAEKASQLRPLPFRRKVSDSWRLYGLQTQMEDVEDFNYEIGKW
- the rrp41 gene encoding exosome complex exonuclease Rrp41, which encodes MMGRPEGLKLIDENGKRIDGRKKYELRPIKMEVGVLKNADGSAYVEWGKNKVLAAVYGPREIHPKHLQRPDRAILRVRYNMAPFSVEERKKPGPDRRSVEISKVIRGALEPALLLHMFPRTAIDVFIEILQADAGTRVAGITAASLALADAGIPMKDLVAACAAGKIDGEIVLDLNKEEDNYGEADVPVAIMPLKNDITLLQMDGYLTKDEFLEAVRLAIKGAKAVYQKQREALKEKYLKIAQEVEGNE
- a CDS encoding ASCH domain-containing protein, which codes for MEHVIALHQVYAELIFRGLKTVELRKSRAFGEGDIVFLYVARGNPYELRDTLRRLGLHEEQTLTQRGTIAGGFEVGEVIKADLETLWEMTKEASGLTLVHGENGRKWLGNYIREYGYAFTIERPFLFKEPMSREEMKERYGIHVEGIIHLSRKTRKPWVRALIEDLLARDVVYL
- the rrp4 gene encoding exosome complex RNA-binding protein Rrp4; this translates as MKKIFVKPRELVVPGTLLAQGPFKNGRGTFREGNAIYSTVIGLVEIRGNVIRVIPLEGPYIPEVGDNVLGKIVDVKFSSWTVDIGAPYQASLRVQDAVEERIDLLKTDLRKIFDIGDIIYAKVKAFNEVNQIDLTTKGMPFKGGPLRGGQLVTITPSKVPRLIGKGGSMINMIKTLTGTRIIVGQNGWVWVSGKNDELERLAIEAILKVDRESHTQGLTDRVKEFLLSRLRELKEQGVIEEIPEVNGEEGGEDDGQA
- a CDS encoding ribosome assembly factor SBDS; translated protein: MPISVDKAVIARLKTHGETFEILVDPYLARDFKEGKDVPIEEILATPYVFKDAHKGDKASEHEMEKIFGTSDPYEVAKIILRKGEVQLTAEQRRQMLEDKKRYIATVIHRHAVDPRTGYPHPVDRILRAMEEAGVHIDIFKDAEAQVPQVIKAIRPILPLKLEVKVIAVKIPGDYVGRAYGEVRKFGNIKREEWGSDGSWMFVIEIPGGVEEEFYEKLNALTKGEAITKLLERKGL
- a CDS encoding sodium ion-translocating decarboxylase subunit beta, translated to MATFVDFINTLGLLHLTVGNVVMILVGLTLVYLAIRYEMEPLLLLPIGITAVLVNLPLSHVANWPVAVNLPENVSDSIFKTIAYMSEHYGEPGLFDLIYYLLIKTEVVPLLIFFGLGAMTDFGPMIADPKTALLGAAAQIGVFVAMLTALALGFNLHQAASIGIIGGADGPTTIYLTTKLAPEILAATAVAAYSYMSLVPLIQPPIIKALTSPEERKIRMEQLRPVSKREKILFPIISMIVIGLLVPSAAPLIGMLMIGNLFRESGVVERLSKAAQEELMNIVTIFLGLGVGSTMRAESFLTAQTLMILGLGVVAFASATAGGVFFGKIMMKLSGGRINPMIGAAGVSAVPMSARVVQRIAREEDPGNFILMHAMGPNVAGVIGTAVVAGVFLALLG
- a CDS encoding ZPR1 zinc finger domain-containing protein, which gives rise to MGENGEKRQKVEVREDLGEVQVISLGDCPICGGKGTLKAIQHIHEIPYFGKVMESTIICEKCGYRNADVMILEDRPPKLYTVKVEGEKDLFTRVVRSKSGTIELDEIGVKIEPGPASEGFITNVEGVLERVRETLLMAREFRRQEGDEEAVKKADEILQYIEDVKEGKKPITVRIMDPLGNSALIGEKVKSRLLTEEEINKLSLGPYVLVPEVEEEDALEEEKKDTGEGNSDGS
- the rrp42 gene encoding exosome complex protein Rrp42, which translates into the protein MSEMEVMASIMRDHIIELLREGKRIDGRSFEDYRDLEIKVNVIEKAEGSAWVRLGDTQVLVGIKAELGEPFPDLPDRGVITTNVELVPLASPTFEPGPPDENAIELARVVDRGIRESQAVDLEKLVIVPGKLVRVIFIDVHVLDHGGNLLDASGIGAIAALLSTKLPKVNYNEETGEVEILDEYEPLPVNHVPIPVTFAKIGNSIVVDPSLDEERVMDGRLTITTDETGHISAAQKGEAGAFKMEEVMYALEVALKKGNEIREKVLKAVGRA
- a CDS encoding carboxyl transferase domain-containing protein — protein: MSMEEKLNELYERKKKILEMGGEKAIEKQHAKGKLTARERIEKLLDPGSFVEIGMFVKHRGTEFGLDKKELPADGVITGYGTIDGRLVFVYAQDFTVMGGSLGEMHAAKIKRIMELALEAGAPVIGLNDSGGARIQEGVDSLKGYGEIFKMNTLLSGVVPQITAIMGPCAGGAVYSPAIGDFILMVDSDSSFMFITGPQVVKAVTGVEVTPVQLGGAMIHAQKSGQAHLIGKSDEEVLALIRRLLSYLPSNNMEKPPRVKTNDLPFRKTENLYNIVPDDPNKGYDVRQVIYEIVDRDENGNPDFLEILPYFAPNAVVGFGRMNGQTVGIVANNPIYFAGVLDIDSSDKIARFVRTCDAFNIPIVTLVDVPGYLPGTDQEYRGIIRHGAKVLYAYAEATVPMVTVILRKAYGGAYLAMGSKHLGADFVFAWPTAEIAVMGPEGAANIIFRKEIAAAENPEEVRQQKIQEYREKFANPYVAAARGYIDDVIDPAETRAKIILALEAMESKRVKLPPKKHGNIPL
- a CDS encoding cell division protein SepF, with protein sequence MGLFDSLKKKDIKPTVKPPSIKKEVKGERAPAPTRTEVEVIPVEEDVLAKELVKPQLRYLHKITVTSYSDLEKVSRELQNGNIVLVDLTPLEKRPDVLEKVVQQLKGMVSALDGQAAKVCKHEIKLILLPNDIRIAK
- a CDS encoding homoserine dehydrogenase produces the protein MREIRVSLIGFGNVGRATAGVLLEKSRLFEERYGVRISVVSISDTSGTVWLPEGIDLREALLVKENFGRLSAWTNDYEVYELTPEEIVGEVDSEIVVDVTNDKEAWTWHLRALKEGKGIVTSNKPPLAYHYREILNEAEKRELPYLFEATVMAGTPIVGLLRENLLGDDVQRIEAVLNATTTFILTQMEMGLSFEEALAKAQRLGIAERDPSGDILGIDAGYKATILHCLAFHPITYNEIEVRGIAEVTEGDIERAKAKGKTIRLVARIEKGNVAVEPAEIPKESPLAVESHENAAVIKTDLLGELLIKGAGAGLKETASGVISDVIKAALRLV